The genomic interval GAAGACACCTTGGATAGGCTTACAGGAGAGCTAAGATTTTATGATTATGAGACACATCAAGGGATGTTTTCTCTGCCAAAGTATTTGAGGAATGCATTAAAACAAGAGGATTTTGTGATCAAAGACTCATCCCCGATTTCATTCTATCCCTCATTAAATAGGAAATAGGAAGTAAAGAATTTCCTATTTCCTATTTAACTATAAGTAACTATAAGCACTTATTTTTTATCTGTTAAAGCAGATATTCCGGGAAGTTCCTTACCTTCCAGCAACTGGAGTGATGCGCCTCCCCCTGTTGATATGAAGGTTATAGCATCGCTGACACCTGCTTTATGAACGGCAAAATCAGTATCGCCACCGCCAACAATTGTCAGGGCATAAGCATCAGCAACAGCATGTGCAATAGCAAAAGTTCCCCGCGAGAATGCATCTATCTCAAATACACCCATCGGACCGTTCCAAATTATGGTCTTTGCATTCTGAAGTGCTTCAGAAAATAGTTTTACTGATGCGGGTCCTATGTCCAGTGCCCTCCATCCCCTGGGAATTTCCTGAGTTGTGACTATCTTGGTCTCTGCACCCGGCTCTAGACTCTGAGCAACCACGCTGTCAACCGGGAGATAGAACTTCACATTGTTTTTTTTGAGCCTATCCATTATATTTTTTGCAAGCTCTATCATATCTTCTTCTACAAGAGAATCACCAATTTCATATTCCATTGCTTTTATAAATGTATATGCCATTCCTCCGCCAACTATCACCTTATCTACTTTATCAGCAAGATTTTCTAAAACCCCTATTTTCCCTGATACCTTTGCTCCCCCGAGTATAGCTACAAATGGTCTTACAGGATTGTCCACAACACCTTTGAGATATTCTATCTCTTTCTTAAGCAAAAAACCTGCAGCAGATGGGAGAAATTTTGTAATCCCTGCGATGGATGCATGTGCCCTATGTGCTGCACCAAAGGCATCATTCACATAAAAATCTGCTAACTTTGATAGAGACTTTGCAAATGCCTCATCGTTTTTTTCTTCACCGGGATGGAAACGAAGGTTTTCTAACAGCATTACATCTCCGTCTCTCATTTTCGACACAAGGCTTTCTACCTGTGGGCCTATGCAGTCAGGAGCAAAAATGACCTCTTTATTAAGAAGTCTTTGTAATCTTTTTGCAACAGGTGCAAGGCTAAATCTTGGCTCTACCTTTCCTTTTGGTCTGCCTAAATGAGATGCGAGGATTACCTTTGCACCTTCATCTATAGCATAGTTGATGGTAGGCAGAGTGGAACGGATTCGCCTGTCATCTGTGATAACCATATTGTCATCGATGGGTACATTAAAATCTGTCCTTATAAAAACTCGCTTGCCCTTTATCTGAAGGTCTTCTATTGTAAGTTTACCAAGAATATCCTTTATCTCAACAGATATGTTATTTTTCTTTGCCATACCTTATCTCCTATAAAAGTTATCTCGATTTTTTATTGATATAAAGAACAAGGTCTCTTAATCTCGAACTATAACCCCATTCATTGTCATACCATGAGATAACCTTTACCATACGATTTTCCATAACTTTTGTAAGTGTAGCATCGAATATCGATGAATGAGGGTTGCCGTTGAAATCAATAGATACGAGAGGCTCTTCTACATACTGAAGGATGCCTTTCATTGGTCCCTCTGCCCATTTTTTCATGGCGGCATTGACTTCCTCGGCAGTTACATCTCTGGATAGTTCTGCAACCAGGTCAACAACCGAGACATTTGGTGTGGTCACCCTTATTGCAAATCCATCAAGTTTACCTTTTAACTCTGGAAGCACGAGACCTATAGCTTTTGCTGCTCCAGTAGTAGAAGGGATCATTGATACAGCGGCTGCTCTTGCTCTTCTTAAGTCCTTATGAGGAAGGTCGAGTATCCTTTGGTCATTGGTATAAGAATGCACTGTTGTCATAAGACCCCTTATGATTCCAAATTCTTTGTGTAGTACTTTTGCGATAGGTGCAAGACAATTTGTGGTGCACGAGGCATTAGAAATTATCCTGTGTTTTGCGGGGTCGAGGTTTTCTTCATTGATTCCGAGACAGACAGTTATATCAGGCTCTTTAGCGGGTGCTGATATAACGACCCATTTTGCTCCTGCATCGAGATGTTTTGATGCCTTTTCCCTGTCTGTAAAAAGACCTGTGGATTCTATAACTACATCTACATTTAATGCCTTCCATGGGAGATTTTCAGGAGATCTCTCTGCTGAAACCTTAATTTCTTTGCCATCAACTATAATTGAGTTATCAGCAGCCTTCACATTTGCATCAAATGTGCCATGCACAGAGTCATATTTCAGCAGATGTGCAAGTGTCTTTGCATCTGTGAGGTCATTGATAGCAACAATCTCTATGTCGCCATATCCTTTACATGCCCTCAGAAAGTTCCTTCCAATCCTACCAAAACCATTGATTGCCACTCTTATTGCCATGTTGTCCTCCTTTTAGTGCCAATGAGATTATGAGTGAATAAGTTAAAAACCTCACCTATTCATATACCCATTTACTCATTGACTATGAATTTATTAATAACCATTCCGGTTAAAAGCTTTGGATAAAAATATGTTGATTTAGGTGGCATTCTCAACCCTGATAGTGCAACTCTTTCAACATCATCCACACTTGTTGGTCTTAGAAAAAATGCTGCGTCAAACTCCCCATCATCTGTTCTCTTTATAGCTTCTTTTACATCCATTTCATATGTCACATTGGTTATTCCAAGGTCTCTTTTTAGTATTAACTCATGAAGAACCACCACATCGAGGTTTTTTAAGGCAGGCTCTATATCTTTGAGATCTGTGCCCCTGTATTTCAAGATATACCATTGTCTTTCTTTGCCAATATAGAGACCGAATCTGCACCCTGATTCTGCACCCCAGAAAATCTTCTGATTTTCTGGGTCCTCTGATTCTATATTGTCCTTAATAGTTTCTATTTCAAAGTCCATCTGGAGTTTGTGCAAGATTTCATTTGCATTAGTTATGCCCTTGATTAGCCTGTGAGTCGGAAGTATTGCAATGCCCTCATCAGATATATTTGCAAGGAACATTAACACATATTCCCACGGTCCATCCCCCATTTCTTTGAAAAATTCCAATGCAACTTCATATCTGTGGTGTCCATCAGCTATAAATATAGGTTTGTCTGACAACTCTTTTATTATTGCATCTATTTGCAACTTGTCTTGTATCTTATAAAGCTTATGTACTGCTCCATCTATATCTCTTGCACTGATATATGGTTTGTCTTTGATATTATTTAATATGCTGGAGGTTATCTTTTCAGGACTGTTATAAAGAGAGTATATAGGACTTATATTTGCAAGGCATGCCCTCATGAGATTTAGTCTATCAGCCTTTGGTTTTGCATGGGTGGCCTCATGTGGAAATACACCTTTGCCAAGCTCCTCTATCTTAACAAGGCTCATAAGTCCTCTTAAGGTTTTATTCTTGCCATACAGATTGTAGTCAATTTCATAAGCATAAAACATTGGGTTTGCATCCTGAACAAGAATGCCTTGTTTTATCCAATGTTCAAAAAACCCTCTTGCCCTTGTATATTTGTTATCACCATTCGTATCATTTGGGAGTTCCTTGCCAAAATCTACTCTGACGATATTGTAAGGGCTTTTATTGTAAAGGACATCTCTGTATTCAGGTGTAATTACATCATATGGAGGAGCGATTACCTCATCACCTGAAACTTTTGCTGGATTATATAGGATTCCCCTGAAAGGAATAATTTTTGCCATATTTTAATAACCATTACCCGTGTCCATTCACGGATTATTTTTGCATCTATATTATCATAAATTGTCAGAGTTTTTCATTACGGATTATCCTAAAGGAGATTATGGATAGAATTGACAAAGCTGTATGGAAATTCTAAACTGTAAACAAGGCTAAACCAGCTATGAGCTATGAGTTAAATAATACAGGTAAGTTTCTCAGAAATCTTACACTTAGCACAAAATTTACTCTTGCTATCGGCTTTATCCTTCTTACCTT from Dissulfurispira thermophila carries:
- a CDS encoding phosphoglycerate kinase: MAKKNNISVEIKDILGKLTIEDLQIKGKRVFIRTDFNVPIDDNMVITDDRRIRSTLPTINYAIDEGAKVILASHLGRPKGKVEPRFSLAPVAKRLQRLLNKEVIFAPDCIGPQVESLVSKMRDGDVMLLENLRFHPGEEKNDEAFAKSLSKLADFYVNDAFGAAHRAHASIAGITKFLPSAAGFLLKKEIEYLKGVVDNPVRPFVAILGGAKVSGKIGVLENLADKVDKVIVGGGMAYTFIKAMEYEIGDSLVEEDMIELAKNIMDRLKKNNVKFYLPVDSVVAQSLEPGAETKIVTTQEIPRGWRALDIGPASVKLFSEALQNAKTIIWNGPMGVFEIDAFSRGTFAIAHAVADAYALTIVGGGDTDFAVHKAGVSDAITFISTGGGASLQLLEGKELPGISALTDKK
- the gap gene encoding type I glyceraldehyde-3-phosphate dehydrogenase produces the protein MAIRVAINGFGRIGRNFLRACKGYGDIEIVAINDLTDAKTLAHLLKYDSVHGTFDANVKAADNSIIVDGKEIKVSAERSPENLPWKALNVDVVIESTGLFTDREKASKHLDAGAKWVVISAPAKEPDITVCLGINEENLDPAKHRIISNASCTTNCLAPIAKVLHKEFGIIRGLMTTVHSYTNDQRILDLPHKDLRRARAAAVSMIPSTTGAAKAIGLVLPELKGKLDGFAIRVTTPNVSVVDLVAELSRDVTAEEVNAAMKKWAEGPMKGILQYVEEPLVSIDFNGNPHSSIFDATLTKVMENRMVKVISWYDNEWGYSSRLRDLVLYINKKSR
- a CDS encoding DUF1015 domain-containing protein; its protein translation is MAKIIPFRGILYNPAKVSGDEVIAPPYDVITPEYRDVLYNKSPYNIVRVDFGKELPNDTNGDNKYTRARGFFEHWIKQGILVQDANPMFYAYEIDYNLYGKNKTLRGLMSLVKIEELGKGVFPHEATHAKPKADRLNLMRACLANISPIYSLYNSPEKITSSILNNIKDKPYISARDIDGAVHKLYKIQDKLQIDAIIKELSDKPIFIADGHHRYEVALEFFKEMGDGPWEYVLMFLANISDEGIAILPTHRLIKGITNANEILHKLQMDFEIETIKDNIESEDPENQKIFWGAESGCRFGLYIGKERQWYILKYRGTDLKDIEPALKNLDVVVLHELILKRDLGITNVTYEMDVKEAIKRTDDGEFDAAFFLRPTSVDDVERVALSGLRMPPKSTYFYPKLLTGMVINKFIVNE